A genomic window from Prunus persica cultivar Lovell chromosome G2, Prunus_persica_NCBIv2, whole genome shotgun sequence includes:
- the LOC109947678 gene encoding cellulose synthase A catalytic subunit 3 [UDP-forming]-like yields MNFKGWFSGDWIPTKNSYGLIVIVQQQVTKNVINLRGLDGIQGPVYVGTGCVFNRTALYGYEPPVKPKHKKDGFVSSLCGGSRKKGSKSSKKGSDKKKSNKHVDPTVPIFSLEDIEEGVEGAGFDDEKSLLMSQMSLEKRFGQSAVFVASTLMENGGVPQSATPETLLKEAIHVISCGYEDKTDWGNEIGWIYGSVTEDILTGFKMHARGWRSIYCMPKRPAFKGSAPINLSDRLNQVLRWALGSVEILLSRHCPIWYGYSGRLKWLERFAYVNTTIYPITSIPLLMYCTLPAVCLLTNKFIIPQISNIASIWFISLFLSIFATGILEMRWSGVGIDEWWRNEQFWVIGGVSAHLFAVVQGLLKVLAGIDTNFTVTSKASDEDGDFAELYMFKWTTLLIPPTTLLIINLVGVVAGISYAINSGYQSWGPLFGKLFFAFWVIVHLYPFLKGLMGRQNRTPTIVIVWSILLASIFSLLWVRVDPFTTRVTGPDVEQCGINC; encoded by the exons ATGAATTTTAAGGGTTGGTTCAGTGGAGATTGGATCCCCACTAAAAACTCTTATGGCTTGATTGTGATTGTGCAACAGCAGGTCACCAAAAATGTG ATTAACTTGAGAGGTTTAGATGGCATTCAAGGTCCGGTTTATGTGGGTACTGGATGTGTCTTCAATAGAACAGCCTTGTATGGTTATGAACCTCCTGTTAAGCCTAAGCATAAGAAAGATGGGTTTGTATCTTCACTTTGTGGGGGATCACGGAAGAAGGGTTCAAAATCAAGTAAAAAGGGCTCAGAcaagaagaaatcaaacaaGCATGTGGATCCTACTGTGCCGATTTTCAGTCTAGAGGATATTGAAGAGGGGGTGGAAG GTGCTGGATTTGATGATGAGAAGTCATTATTGATGTCTCAAATGAGCTTGGAAAAGAGGTTTGGTCAGTCTGCCGTTTTTGTTGCCTCCACACTGATGGAGAACGGTGGTGTTCCTCAATCTGCGACTCCAGAAACTCTTCTTAAAGAAGCTATTCATGTTATCAGCTGTGGATATGAAGACAAAACTGATTGGGGAAATGAG ATTGGATGGATCTATGGTTCTGTCACAGAAGATATTCTCACGGGATTCAAGATGCATGCCCGTGGGTGGAGGTCTATATACTGCATGCCTAAGCGCCCAGCCTTTAAAGGGTCTGCTCCTATTAATCTTTCAGATCGTCTGAACCAAGTGCTTCGATGGGCCTTGGGTTCTGTGGAAATTCTTCTTAGTCGGCATTGTCCTATCTGGTATGGTTACAGCGGTAGGCTAAAATGGCTGGAGAGATTTGCATATGTCAACACTACCATTTACCCAATCACTTCCATACCTCTTCTGATGTACTGTACATTGCCAGCTGTCTGTCTTCTTACGAACAAGTTTATCATTCCACAG ATTAGCAACATTGCGAGTATATGGTTCATCTCCCTCTTTCTTTCCATCTTTGCAACTGGTATTCTAGAGATGAGGTGGAGTGGTGTCGGAATTGACGAGTGGTGGAGAAATGAACAGTTTTGGGTTATTGGTGGTGTTTCAGCCCATCTTTTTGCGGTCGTCCAAGGTCTCCTCAAAGTCCTTGCTGGTATTGACACCAACTTCACTGTCACCTCCAAGGCATCAGACGAAGACGGGGACTTTGCTGAACTCTACATgtttaaatggacaacccttctCATCCCACCAACAACTCTCCTCATCATAAACTTGGTGGGAGTTGTTGCGGGTATATCTTATGCCATCAACAGTGGTTACCAGTCATGGGGTCCCCTCTTTGGTAAGCtcttctttgccttttggGTGATCGTCCATTTATATCCCTTCCTCAAAGGTCTCATGGGACGCCAGAACCGTACTCCTACCAttgtcatcgtgtggtcgattcTGCTtgcttcaattttctctttgttaTGGGTGAGGGTTGATCCCTTTACCACACGAGTCACCGGTCCAGATGTTGAGCAGTGTGGAATCAACTGCTAG